A window of Blautia argi genomic DNA:
GTATCAGCTCTTCCATGGAATATACGCTGACGGTTGCTTTTTTGAATTTTGTCATGCCAAACCAGACAGCCGTACCAGCGAGCAGCACTCCTGCTGTGCTGATAAGAATGATTTTTATCTTCTTTCTATCCATAGCTTTCCCCTTTCATTCAAAGTTTCGGAAGGAACTCTTTTTCTTCAGGCAGACTTTTCAGCGCTACATCGTCCTTCTCCGGTGTAGTTTCTTCTTCCGATAACGTTCCGTCTTCCGGTACAACTTCTCCCTCCGGTAACACTTCACCTTCCGGCGCTACTTCTCCCTCCGGCAGCGCCTCACCTTCCGGTACAGCTTCTCCCTCGGGCAGCATCTCACCTTCCGGAATCACCTCTCCCTGCATACTGTTCTCAATTTCATGAGTGGTCTTCATTCCTTCTTTCAAAAACTCCTGAGGATAAGCCACATAGTCTTGACGTTCCAGTCCGTTTTCAATTTTATATTGCATCATATTTTCGTCATGTGTTCCCAACACAACGGTTCTTTTTTCCAGCGTTCCCTTGTCTGTTTCTGCCCACACATAAGGCTTCTTATCCGCGTCCACAAGAAATGCTTCGTCCAGCCAGATACCTTCTTCCCTTTCTTCCAGTCCGTTATCCTGTTCTATGTACACATGCTGTCCCAGGAGCAGTCCCTCTGAGGATTCCAGTTCTACATAAAACGGATAGGAAGTAGAAGTATTTTGAGCCGCATCTTCTGCAGAACCGCCATACATCATGCTATTGTTACTATTGTTGGGATTTTTGGTATCTACTGCTGTATAGGTTCCCTTCCATATCTGCTTTTCGTCCACTCTGGAGCGTATGATTGCCGGCTGTCCTTCTATCACCTGAGATACATTCTGTTCATTCACCTTTCCTTTGATTCTATACTGCCCTGTGGCAAGAATGGTCATAAATGCCTGACTGCCGTCCCCATACATCATATTGGTGCTGTTATCCTGATTCACAGCTTTCACAACACCCTTCATATCACTCTTTACCGTGGAATTCTGTATCTGACTTTGGATACGGTTAATTTCTACCTCTTTTGCCTTTCTTTCATACTCGCTTTTTTTCAAATCCATTTCTGCTGACTGAATCTGTGTGGTATAAGAAAGCTGCTCCTCCTCTGAAGCATTGGCTTTATCCTTTTTCAACTGTTCAATCTGGGCTTTCAGATTTGCCATATCATTATCCGTCCGTTCTATATCCAACTGTGCCTGTTGTGCATCTGCATCTAATTTTTCTGTATCGTAAACAAACAAAGGAGTTCCCACATCAACCTCGTCCCCTGCTTTTACCAGAACTTCCTTTACTTCTCTTTCCGCATCTTTCTGGATATCCTGAGTTTTCTGGGATTCTACAATGCCGGACATTCTCTGGATTCCTGCCATCTCATTCATAGAAGAAACGCTCATCACATAAGCCAGTTCTTCTCCGTCTTTTCCCTTTTTCTGCTGACTGAAAAAAATTCCTGCCGCCAGACCCGTTACACCGATAGCTGCACAGATACCCAAAATCATTTTTTGTTTTTTCTTCATATGCTACCTCTTTTCTTTTTCAGATTTTTTCTGCAAACTGCCCTTTTTGTCCATTTATATCCCTAGTATATCAAAAACTTTTAGGACTGTCCTCTCTTTTTTTCTTAAAATTTACGCATTATTTTACATTTTTCTTACGATTATATAAACTTGATTTTCTACATTTTGTTGCAAGTCTTACACAGTTTTGATAAACTTAAAAAATATATAAAAGAAAACAGGAGAACTTTTATGACAATCCAAAAAAGAAAACTCTTTTTATGTGTGTGCTGCCTTCTGGCAATTTTTTTTGTTTCCGGCTGTGATTCCAGAGAGGAGAAACAAGTGCGTAACGCTGTGGAAAAAGAATTAAGGCTACTGAAGACTGCGGATAACAACATTGCTGCACAATATATTCAATCTGAAGATTTGATACAGCTTTCCCCAAATGCAGAAATCCTTTCTGAGGATATCACACATATCTTTCAACTTTTTTATAAAAATTTTTCTTATGAAACCAATAAAATTTCCATTAAGAAAAATCGTGCCGTTGTTCATACAAATTTAAAGATTCTGGACAGCCAAAAACTGGCAAAGGATTTTGTCTGCCTCTCTCTGAAGAAAAGCATTGAACAGGAAGCCATGCCAAGTGAAGTTCAGCCCTCTTCCATTGCCAGCTATGAACTTTTAAGAAAACTTCTGGAATCTGAAACTTATAAAACCAAAACCGTATCTGCAGATATTTCACTGAAAAAGGAAAAGGAACAGTGGACGGTTCTTCATACCTCAGAATTAGATGACATACTCACCGGACATTTTTTCTCTTACATTACAGATCCTGAGCTTTTATCTCCTTCTGAGATTGTAAAGACGCATTTTAAAACTATTAAAGGCTTTGATTCCGAGCAGCTGAAGCTTTATCTCTCTTTGGACAGTCTTGCAGACGCGGGAGATTCCTATGGCAATACTCTGATACACGCAGTTACCGGTCAAATCAGCCGTTCTTTTGATTTTAAGATAAAAGAAGAAACCATTGACAATACTTCTGCCATTGTACAGGCCTCCATTACCAGTGTGGATTTCCAGAGCATCTTCCAAAATTATCAGGAGGAACTTGCCAAATGGCTGAAAACCTCTGAAGCCCTGGCAGGAGGCATAGAAGGAAGACGGCAGAAAGAACATGAACTGCTATTGTCTGCCGTAGAAAAAAATAAAGCGTTTCTTTCCCGCGATGTGAAAATTCCGTTAATCAATGATGGGGTAAATTGGAAAATTCAGATGACACCTGAACTTTCTCAGGCTATTTTCG
This region includes:
- a CDS encoding efflux RND transporter periplasmic adaptor subunit, which produces MKKKQKMILGICAAIGVTGLAAGIFFSQQKKGKDGEELAYVMSVSSMNEMAGIQRMSGIVESQKTQDIQKDAEREVKEVLVKAGDEVDVGTPLFVYDTEKLDADAQQAQLDIERTDNDMANLKAQIEQLKKDKANASEEEQLSYTTQIQSAEMDLKKSEYERKAKEVEINRIQSQIQNSTVKSDMKGVVKAVNQDNSTNMMYGDGSQAFMTILATGQYRIKGKVNEQNVSQVIEGQPAIIRSRVDEKQIWKGTYTAVDTKNPNNSNNSMMYGGSAEDAAQNTSTSYPFYVELESSEGLLLGQHVYIEQDNGLEEREEGIWLDEAFLVDADKKPYVWAETDKGTLEKRTVVLGTHDENMMQYKIENGLERQDYVAYPQEFLKEGMKTTHEIENSMQGEVIPEGEMLPEGEAVPEGEALPEGEVAPEGEVLPEGEVVPEDGTLSEEETTPEKDDVALKSLPEEKEFLPKL